In Streptomyces sp. NBC_00306, a single genomic region encodes these proteins:
- a CDS encoding sensor histidine kinase, whose protein sequence is MTERASGLLRAWTRALFGSRARLRWLHLVLGGALLMPYWLVGTVVIGPIVGSHNAFGGSLTHQFGAYAVALPLAALTALFPPARPLSVAAARALCGVPGQLLADGPAHSRAARGRTSAWFTLHIGLGGLISGASLALPPFAVTLMLLPLSGAVREWFRAPDYPAWQLALFPFAGIAMLVALAACVAAAGALLARQAPLLLGPTPADRLAAAERRATELAERNRLARELHDSVGHALSAVTLQAGAARKVLDTDVEFVREALAAIEETTRRTVGELDSVLGLLRRGELDQADEAAEGPVATGPGLDALDGLMSRSGVPVSLTAEGDRAAVPPPVSREAYRIVQEGLSNALRHAGACPVSLWIAVRGEELEIVMENPLPARAATVRPGGGRGVRGIAERAALLGGDAHAGPHGDVWRLHARLPLGGAR, encoded by the coding sequence GTGACCGAGCGTGCGAGCGGCCTGCTCCGGGCCTGGACCAGGGCGCTGTTCGGGTCCCGGGCCAGGCTGCGCTGGCTGCATCTCGTCCTGGGCGGCGCGCTGTTGATGCCGTACTGGCTCGTCGGCACCGTGGTGATCGGCCCGATCGTCGGCTCCCACAATGCCTTCGGCGGTTCGCTCACCCACCAGTTCGGGGCGTACGCGGTCGCGCTGCCGCTCGCCGCGCTGACCGCGCTGTTCCCGCCCGCCAGGCCGCTGTCGGTGGCGGCGGCGCGGGCGCTGTGCGGGGTGCCGGGGCAGCTGCTCGCGGACGGACCGGCGCACTCGCGGGCGGCCCGGGGACGGACCTCGGCCTGGTTCACGCTCCACATCGGGCTCGGGGGCCTGATCAGCGGTGCCTCGCTCGCGCTGCCGCCGTTCGCGGTGACGCTGATGCTGCTGCCGCTCTCCGGCGCGGTGCGGGAGTGGTTCCGGGCGCCGGACTACCCCGCCTGGCAGCTCGCCCTGTTCCCGTTCGCCGGGATCGCGATGCTCGTGGCGCTCGCGGCCTGCGTCGCGGCGGCCGGCGCGCTGCTGGCACGCCAGGCACCCCTGCTCCTCGGCCCCACCCCCGCCGACCGGCTCGCCGCCGCCGAGCGCCGGGCCACCGAACTGGCCGAGCGCAACCGTCTCGCCCGCGAACTGCACGACTCCGTGGGCCATGCGCTCAGCGCGGTGACCCTGCAGGCCGGCGCGGCGCGCAAGGTCCTGGACACCGATGTGGAGTTCGTCCGCGAGGCGCTGGCCGCGATCGAGGAGACCACCCGGCGTACGGTCGGCGAACTCGACTCCGTCCTCGGCCTGTTGCGCCGGGGGGAGCTGGATCAGGCAGACGAGGCCGCCGAGGGCCCCGTGGCCACCGGTCCCGGACTCGACGCTCTGGACGGGCTGATGTCCCGCAGCGGCGTGCCCGTGTCGCTGACCGCGGAGGGCGACCGGGCTGCCGTGCCCCCGCCCGTCTCGCGCGAGGCGTACCGGATCGTCCAGGAAGGGCTCAGCAACGCCCTGCGCCATGCCGGGGCGTGCCCGGTTTCGCTGTGGATCGCCGTACGCGGCGAGGAGTTGGAGATCGTGATGGAGAACCCGCTGCCCGCCAGGGCCGCGACGGTGCGCCCGGGAGGCGGCCGTGGTGTGCGCGGCATCGCCGAGCGTGCGGCGCTGCTGGGCGGGGACGCCCACGCCGGACCGCACGGCGACGTGTGGCGACTGCACGCCCGGCTGCCGCTGGGCGGTGCCCGGTGA
- a CDS encoding response regulator transcription factor encodes MVRTALRVILDAEPGLEVVGEAATGAEAVSVVRELRPDVVLMDVRMPEIDGIRATEQILATLADPPRIVVVTTFENDSYVYDALRAGAAGFLLKRARAEELVQAVRLVARSDSLLFPAAVRSLAAEYARQRAAAPPPWAQRLTDREAEVLRLMATGLTNAEIAGRMGVGPATTKTHVASVLAKTGTRDRTQAVIAAYESGFVSPR; translated from the coding sequence ATGGTCCGCACCGCGCTGCGGGTCATCCTGGACGCCGAGCCCGGTCTGGAGGTGGTCGGCGAGGCGGCGACCGGCGCCGAGGCGGTGTCGGTGGTGCGTGAGCTGCGGCCCGACGTGGTGCTGATGGATGTGCGGATGCCGGAGATCGACGGCATCCGGGCGACCGAGCAGATCCTCGCCACCCTCGCGGACCCGCCGCGGATCGTCGTGGTGACGACGTTCGAGAACGACTCCTATGTGTACGACGCGCTGCGCGCCGGCGCCGCGGGCTTTCTGCTCAAGCGGGCCAGGGCGGAGGAGCTGGTGCAGGCGGTGCGGCTGGTCGCCCGCAGCGACTCGCTCCTCTTCCCGGCCGCGGTGCGCTCGCTCGCGGCCGAGTACGCCCGACAGAGGGCCGCCGCTCCCCCGCCGTGGGCGCAGCGGCTCACCGATCGGGAGGCCGAGGTCCTTCGGCTGATGGCGACGGGGCTGACGAACGCGGAGATCGCCGGGCGGATGGGCGTGGGACCGGCGACGACGAAGACGCATGTGGCCTCCGTGCTGGCGAAGACGGGGACGCGGGACCGCACCCAGGCGGTGATCGCGGCGTACGAGTCGGGGTTCGTCTCGCCGCGCTGA